The following proteins are encoded in a genomic region of Lytechinus variegatus isolate NC3 chromosome 7, Lvar_3.0, whole genome shotgun sequence:
- the LOC121418336 gene encoding coiled-coil domain-containing protein 170-like, with amino-acid sequence MAYYNRDRFEDGLPRLSGGGGGRAADLRLLDDEIQRLVHNRSAPPSGSPNASAYASPMQSRKLVQDLHEQVKLYKTEAEKKDKLIQELSRGDILAHRKHVAFEDKSSRMYSDAVLSSKLSQLKMQAESAPKRDLALLHLKNEQLETELAEAQAKVAARELQLKEVNSQLEHQQSDAAQHLSIIQSLRDRIGELNNQSGVLEGAHARGEYTIEALQKESGVQAERILELESRIRDLTTEREDSEQKAQTLQRKFDEVFLQLRGAMKLESSSPEKMLDKVNDLAQENIMLRGRLSSLTEALNSSELESKASRETIQRLVGEIEREQKTYVEKATSVEKLKMERDIAFRDRSHLEAENRSLRERLDASQGMWANRQKELEEREVRVANLSKEFKTIEFDSQVAKTELKSFKESLALLLSEGTSNCQPHDDVIKERIKALQVASRENNVHVDAMESKVKQLSDQLESQANLHQAAIRRAREAEGYYEDYKERIRTLEGGLASSDALRDSLRGERQKYMAFLEKLANVMNMDSVCKDVGFDMNGEALLARAEQLATREGGVLADKNTHVYALQRKVKTLKQQLESKDLHLDLMRKKVANLEEGVMGRSNLQKDKDEMEWSYKKLGKENDRLRAELARAKKIVVELKAEMMDVSNIKLSSMHQNATIEELQKVVEKLEKIKEKQARKLAGMKQELDFTEHEANETKARSEQSMGSMSEELHTTKILLADLQRREQQLTDFRQVIGRMLGMDVGVLAVPDYEIIARLEKVIQAHHSHAITSLGVENTLTEMERGFKQGYQEASALLGNTRMNRSGTRSLSPTRKKVVRTEVY; translated from the exons ATGGCATATTATAATAGAGATCGTTTCGAGGATGGTCTCCCAAGATTATccggaggaggaggaggaagagcaGCGGATTTGCGACTTTTAGACGATGAAATTCAACGACTTGTCCACAATCGCTCTGCTCCCCCATCTGGGTCGCCTAACGCTTCGGCGTATGCAAGCCCGATGCAGTCGAGAAAACTGGTGCAAGAT CTACATGAACAAGTCAAATTGTACAAAACAGAAGcagaaaagaaagataaactCATACAAGAATTATCCAG AGGGGATATCTTGGCACACAGGAAACATGTTGCATTTGAAGACAAG TCCAGCCGTATGTACTCTGATGCGGTACTGTCTTCTAAACTCTCACAACTCAAGATGCAAGCGGAATCGGCACCCAAGAGAGATCTGGCTCTCCTGCATCTCAAAAATGAACAACTCGAAACTGAG cTTGCCGAAGCCCAGGCCAAAGTTGCTGCTCGTGAGCTCCAGCTGAAAGAAGTCAACTCCCAGCTAGAGCACCAGCAATCCGATGCGGCCCAGCACCTCTCCATCATCCAGTCCCTGCGAGATCGCATCGGGGAGCTCAACAACCAGAGCGGGGTACTAGAGGGCGCGCACGCCAGGGGCGAGTACACCATCGAGGCGCTCCAGAAGGAGTCCGGTGTCCAGGCGGAGCGGATCCTGGAACTGGAGTCCAGGATCAGAGACCTGACCACAGAGAGGGAGGACTCGGAACAGAAGGCCCAGACGTTGCAGAGGAAGTTTGATGAGGTGTTCCTGCAGCTTCGAGGAGCCATGAAGCTGGAGAGTTCCTCTCCTGAGAAGATGCTAGATAAG GTGAATGACCTGGCCCAGGAGAACATCATGCTCCGAGGGAGGTTGTCCTCTCTCACTGAAGCCCTCAACAGCAGCGAGCTGGAGTCCAAGGCAAGTCGAGAAACCATCCAAAGACTGGTTGGAGAGATTGAAAGAGAACAGAAGACCTACGTCGAGAAGGCTACCTCAGTGGAGAAACTGAAAATG GAACGTGACATTGCTTTCCGAGATCGCAGCCACCTCGAGGCGGAGAACCGTTCTCTCCGGGAGCGCCTCGACGCCAGCCAGGGCATGTGGGCCAATCGGCAGAAGGAGCTGGAAGAGAGGGAGGTGAGGGTGGCCAACCTCAGCAAGGAGTTCAAGACCATCGAGTTTGATTCTCAGGTGGCTAAGACGGAGCTGAAGTCTTTCAAGGAGTCCCTAGCTCTTCTGCTTTCCGAAGGTACCTCCAACTGCCAGCcacatgatgacgtcatcaaggAGAGAATCAAAGCTCTTCAGGTTGCTTCCAGGGAGAACAACGTG CATGTTGATGCAATGGAAAGCAAGGTGAAACAGCTCTCCGATCAGCTTGAAAGTCAAGCCAACCTTCACCAGGCGGCCATCCGACGCGCCAGGGAGGCGGAGGGCTACTATGAGGACTACAAGGAAAGGATCCGGACTCTGGAAGGCGGTCTGGCCTCGAGTGATGCTCTGAGAGACAGCCTCAGAGGAGAGAGGCAGAAA TACATGGCATTCCTGGAGAAGCTCGCCAATGTCATGAACATGGATAGTGTCTGTAAGGACGTAGGCTTCGACATGAATGGCGAGGCTCTCCTCGCTCGAGCTGAGCAACTGGCAACTAGAGAGGGCGGTGTCCTTGCGGACAAGAATACGCACGTGTATGCACTCCAACGAAAG GTCAAGACCTTGAAGCAGCAGCTGGAGAGCAAAGACCTCCACCTGGATCTGATGAGGAAGAAGGTAGCCAACCTGGAGGAAGGGGTGATGGGACGATCCAATCTCCAGAAGGACAAGGACGAGATGGAATGGAGCTATAAGAAGCTCGGCAAGGAGAACGACAGGCTCCGCGCCGAGCTCGCTCGGGCCAAGAAGATCGTGGTGGAACTCAAGGCAGAGATGATGGATGTCAGCAACATTAAG CTCTCTTCAATGCACCAGAATGCCACCATAGAAGAACTGCAGAAGGTTGTAGAGAAGCTGGAGAAGATCAAGGAGAAACAGGCCCGCAAGCTGGCCGGGATGAAGCAGGAACTGGACTTCACGGAGCACGAGGCCAACGAGACCAAAGCCCGCTCCGAGCAATCAATGGGTTCTATGTCGGAGGAGCTCCACACCACCAAGATACTGCTGGCAGATCTCCAACGGCGAGAGCAGCAGCTGACCGACTTCCGACAGGTCATCGGCAGGATGCTGGGCATGGACGTGGGTGTCCTGGCCGTACCGGACTACGAGATCATCGCCAGGCTGGAGAAGGTTATCCAGGCTCACCATTCGCACGCCATCACTAGCCTCGGGGTGGAGAATACCCTGACAGAGATGGAGAGGGGGTTCAAACAGGGCTACCAAGAAGCATCAGCCCTCCTTGGAAACACCAGGATGAACAGGTCAGGAACGCGGTCTCTGTCACCAACCAGAAAGAAGGTTGTCCGTACAGAAGTCTACTAA